ATTTTAACGGTTTTTATTGTAATTGAATTGTTAGCAGTTCATTAATGGGTTGGCTGTTACTCGAAACTGACTAAAAAATATGGCGGCAAATTCGTAAAACGTTTTTAGTTTATCTGAAGTCCAGAACAACAGCAATTGCTATTAACACAATAAAAGATCTCAACTATCATATAGACTACatcatttaacttttattacacCTAAGGTGCCACTAATTTTAACAAATGTGTTTGCGTTTACTTATCTGCAGTCACACGGGTCGCCATTTCCATTGTTCAAATTctattaatatgttatttttgcgtttttcattttcaaaagatgctccaccgctgacagagcttaaatgatatccatcatttgaacaataattggtgtttaattatatatatatatatgtctaattaacacaaaaaatgatataaaagaatttattttgcctttggtgcatgtgcaatcagtacttcattccatataggatatagtgccacggatttttttcgggatgcaattaattatttttcatactttttatttgaattaaaattagaagctcaaacttttcaatggtgtaaagtaagtaacttttgtaactgaagaaaaatactaaatcatctgctccgaTTTTGGATagtggaaaaataccatttgtcagcggtggagcatctttaaggaaataACTAAACGTTGCCATGTGTTGCTATTTACTTACTCTTCTTCTTTTGTAAACTATCACCAAATATTTATGCCCCGAGGTTTATAACTCAAATTAACTTCACATGCAGGGGCTATTACGATGGCTGCACTGTCTTATAACATGCTAGGGGAAAACTTCAGTATCGGGACGGGTCCGTGGTGTTGGATCAAGGTGTGTTTTGAAGACCCGGCGTTACCTTATTTATGGATGACCCTTGCCGGAAGAGGATGGGATGTTATTATATACGTCACGAGTATGGTATTCTTTGTCCTGCTGGTGTTTTACCTTCGAAGGAGAGTAAGTACTAATACATCTATGATATCAATAAATTGCACGTATCCATATGTTACCGCAATAAGATGCGATGCTATTGACAATGAGATGATCATGCCGTCAAGATTTCAAACTAACAAGTAAACTATCTGTTGTTCTCTCAGTTGTTGATGAAACGTCTCTAAGAATGGTACATGTACCAGGTTTATTAAACACGTTCCAAGTTTTCAATATTTCGTAAATATAATCACAATTAGCGTGCAATGCAATGAACACTCAACTCAAGTTAACATAAATGTAACTTGTTTGAATTTAGCATCAATCTAAGAGACTCCGTGTGGTTAAATGAGCTCATGCTTGTCTTTGTAAAAGTATTATAAGTGCGACCGAAGGAATGTTGAAAGATTATATATTGATGATTACTGTGAAAACGCGATTATTTGTACCAGTCTCGTGCTTTGGTATGTTAATAAGCATTTAAAATCTAAACATTTTTCAAATGTCAATTTCGGAATACAAGATTTTTTCTATGAAGAATAGTGAATCTTTTGGATAAGTCACAATAGAAAAATgggaaattgaaaaatatatgtacttaTAACATTGTTATTACATCAAGTAGAAAGAACATACAAGTTTTTTTTGTGATAACCGTAAATTCAATGAGTACTTAGTATCAGTGAAAGGGAATATGATTCCAATATAGTTTATTTGAATGAAATGTCATCGGAAAAGGAGAATGGTAATCGTAGACAGTCATATTGTTGGACAGGTTGAGCTTTAAAGCCAACAGCTCATCCATTTTCAACATCTTCCCGGAGTAATATAGTCCATATTTGGTGATATTTAAAAATGACGTTATTTCAAATCAAGTTATACGTGTTAAAATTATCTTGATATGCGTGTCTAAGGAAACTAGATAAAGATTGTTCTTGTACACTTTGACAGAATTTTTTAAAACagataatttaatatataatttttcgTTTCCATGTGACATGTGAAAAGTAATATTGGATACTCTATGTATGTTTCGATTTTGCATTACTTTTTAGTAATAAGAAATACGATTTAGTTGGAAATCCCTCCGTTCAAAGAATCATTACATGCAATGAAGAATTCGTGGAAAACGCTGAATTTCCGGAAGGGCTAATAAGTCAGTGTGCATCCTATACACATAAGCGAATCATATGTAAGACATTGTATGGGTTTATGAGGTCCATGTATACGGTCCCATTTTAGGTCTTCAAATAAAAATGACTCAAAGGTTAGTTTATCCGATTCACCTGATCTTCGGTCTATAAAGGCAGCAATACCTCTTGACCACCTCAACTTAGACTTAAGTCACGTGATTATTTCATTGGTTGCACATGCAGCGTTGAATAACATTCATATATGTCTACATACTTAAATAGGAGTAAAAATAACTGTCCATACTTAAAACTTTGTTTTCTTCCgtctatttattattatatatatattataacaattttatCCATGAGATGAATCTAACACCACAGAAAAAAAGACATGTCTAAATTTACtcatttattttgtattgcAGGGCTTCACCAGATCAGACCTACCAAGAAGGACTGAAAATCGCTTGAGGGTGGAAGATGCTAACTTTGTTTACCTGTGGCTTTTGACATATGTGTTAAAAATTTGGGGGACAGCAAGGTTCTGCATGGCAGTGGTAAACCAACAAACTTATAGTTCTCGTCTTCCTATTTTCCATGACGTCCACAAGTTCCTTCTATATATGCAGAGTTTCTTTGACGGCCTTCAGGCCTTCTCTAATTGCATACTATTTGTGTTCCTCGACAGGTCAATGCGGAATGGTATGATTGAACACTACAGATGTACGAGGGAGGGTAACCCTCTATTACAAACACATGCATACCAACGCCAATATGGCGCAACAGGTATATCTGCATCTATAAATACGGCCCGGACATGATGGTCTCATTGTTTATAAAagatgaaaatggaaaataagACCTGGATACGAAAACCTAAACATTACTGTGAGACAGGATGGTAGTAGTGTAATGCTAAACATTACTATGAGATAGGATTGTTACAGTGTAATACTGAACATTTTTGTGAGATGGGAtggttacagtgtaatactaaaCATTTCTGTGAGATAGGAtggttacagtgtaatactaaaCATTTCTGTGAGATAGGAtggttacagtgtaatactaaaCATTTCTGTGAGATAGGAtggttacagtgtaatactaaaCATTACTGTGAGATAGGATGGTAACAGTGTAATACTAAACATTTCTGTGAGATAGGAtggttacagtgtaatactTAACATTTCTGTAAAATAGGATGGTTAGAGTGTAATACTTAACATTTCTGTGAGATAGAAtggttacagtgtaatactTAACATTTCTGTAAAATAGGATGGTTACAGGGTGGCAATTAACATTTCTGTGAGATAAGATAGTTACAGTATAATACTAAACACTACTGTGAAATAGGATGGTCACAGTGTATTACTAAACATTACTGTGAGATAGGATGGTTACAATGTAATGCTAAACATTACTGTGAAATAGGATAGTCACAGTGTAATACTAAACATTTCAGTGACATTGGATGGTAATGGTACAGTGTAATACTAAACATTACTGTGAGATAGAATAgttacagtgtaatactaaatattactgtgagataggatggttacagtgtaatactaaacattactgtgagataggatggttacagtgtaatactaaacattactgtgagataggatggttacagtgtaatactaaaCATTTCTGTGAGATAGGAtggttacagtgtaatactaaacattactgtgagataggatagttacagtgtaatactaaacattactgtgagataggatagttacagtgtaatactaaacattactgtgagataggatagttacagtgtaatactaaaCATTACTGTGCCATAGGAtggttacagtgtaatactaaaCATTACTGTGCCATTGGAtggttacagtgtaatactaaaCATTACTGTGCCATTGGAtggttacagtgtaatactaaaCATTACTGTGAGATAGGATAGTCACAGTGTAATACTAAACATTTCTGTGAGATAGGAtggttacagtgtaatactaaaCATTACTGTGCCATTGGAtggttacagtgtaatactaaaCATTACTGTGCCATTGGAtggttacagtgtaatactaaacattactgtgagataggatggttacagtgtaatactaaaCATTTCTGTGAGATAGGAtggttacagtgtaatactaaaCATTTCTGTGACATAGGAtggttacagtgtaatactaaacattactgtgagataggatggttacagtgtaatactaaacattactgtgagataggatggttacagtgtaatactaaacattactgtgagataggatggttacagtgtaatactaaaCATTTCTGTGAGATAGGAtggttacagtgtaatactaaaCATTTCTGTGAGATAGGAtggttacagtgtaatactaaacattactgtgagataggatggttacagtgtaatactaaaCATAACTGTGAGATAGGACTgttacagtgtaatactaaaTATTACTGTGAAATAGAATGGTTACAgtgtaatataaaatattactgtgagataggatggttacagtgtaatactaaaCATTACTGTGACATAGAAtggttacagtgtaatactaaaCATTTCTGTGACATTGGAtggttacagtgtaatactaaacattactgtgagataggatggttacagtgtaatactaaacattactgtgagataggatggttacagtgtaatactaaaCATTTCTGTGACATAGGAtggttacagtgtaatactaaacattactgtgagataggatggttacagtgtaatactaaaCATTACTGTGACATAGAATGGTTAGAGTGTAAAACTTAACATTTCTGTGAGATAGGAtggttacagtgtaatactaaacattactgtgagataggatggttacagtgtaatactaaacattactgtgagataggatggttacagtgtaatactaaacattactgtgagataggatggttacagtgtaatactaaacattactgtgagataggatagttacagtgtaatactaaacattactgtgagataggatagttacagtgtaatactaaacattactgtgagataggatggttacagtgtaatactaaaCATTACTGTGAGACAGGATGGTAGCAGTGTAATACACAACATTACTGTGAGATAGAATAgttacagtgtaatactaaatattactgtgagataggataattacagtgtaatactaaatattactgtgagataggatagttacagtgtaatactaaacattactgtgagataggatggttacagtgtaatactaaacattactgtgagataggatggttacagtgtaatactaaacattactgtgagataggatagttacagtgtaatactaaaCATTACTGTGACATAGGAtggttacagtgtaatactaaacattactgtgagataggatggttacagtgtaatactaaaCATTACTGTGACATAGGAtggttacagtgtaatactaaaCATTTCTGTGACATAGGATGGTTACAgtgtaatataaaacattactgtgagataggatggttacagtgtaatactaaaCATTACTGTGACATAGAATAgttacagtgtaatactaaaCATTACTGTGACATAGAATAgttacagtgtaatactaaacattactgtgagataggatggttacagtgtaatataaaacattactgtgagataggatggttacagtgtaatactaaacattactgtgagataggattgttacagtgtaatactaaaCATAACTGTGAGATAGGAtggttacagtgtaatactaaacattactgtgagataggatggttacagtgtaatactaaaCATTACTGTGAGATAGAATAgttacagtgtaatactaaaCATTACTGTGACATAGAATAgttacagtgtaatactaaaCATTACTGTGAGATAGAATAgttacagtgtaatactaaaTATTACTGTGAGATAGAATAgttacagtgtaatactaaatattactgtgagataggataattacagtgtaatactaaaTATTACTGTGAGATAGGATGGTAGCAGTGTAATACTAAACATTACTGTGAGATAGAATAgttacagtgtaatactaaaTATTACTGTGAGGATAGGATAAttacagtgtaatactaaatattactgtgagataggatagttacagtgtaatactaaacatttactgtgagataggatggttacagtgtaatactaaacattactgtgagataggttagttacagtgtaatactaaaTATTACTGTGAGATAGAATAgttacagtgtaatactaaatattactgtgagataggataattacagtgtaatactaaatattactgtgagataggatagttacagtgtaatactaaacattactgtgagataggatggttacagtgtaatactaaacattactgtgagataggatagttacagtgtaatactaaaTATTACTGTGAGATAGGTTAgttacagtgtaatactaaatattactgtgagataggatagttacagtgtaatactaaacattactgtgagataggattgttacagtgtaatactaaaCACTATTTTGATATAGGATAGTTACAATGCAATACTGAAATATTTCCCTTTACAAATTATATAGTAGATTTGACCCCATCCTAGGAGAAAAGCTGGGTCTCCATTACCATGCCATTCAAAACTATACCATTCTAGCTACGAAGGACATTTTATTCTACCACATTAGAgcattgaattttgaaattttacaaaattgtacCCCTTTTTGGCCCCTCTTACAGTCCACTTGGGGTTTGgggtaatataattcacaattatgATTTGCCTTTTTCCCTAGAAGGTTTGTGAAAAATGTCATTGAACTTGCTTGAGCAGTTTTGGAGGAGTGGAAAATAtgaattgtttacggacacacGACGACGGATAAATGGCGAtaagaataggtcacttgaatTTATCTCCGGTGAATTAAGGCTAAACGGACATCGAttccaaaataaaatacatatcaaagCATTGTGTTCCTGTCATCACTGTCCTACATATGAATCGTACATTCAAATCGttctttgttttttattgttttttaatcaattaaatattgcaagttcatttttatttcataatactTGAAATACGTACCAAAATAACGACGATGCTAATACAGCAATATGCATGAGAACGTTAAAACAGAATAAGCGTATGGATGATAACCCCCGAAGTAGTAGCAGCAGTGACAGGACTGAAGTTAgtatacaaataacaatatataagaTAGAGAACagttttacaattttgttttcacATTCTCTATTGTACAGTTAGATATAATTGTTCGTGATATATCGTGAGGTAGCTCGAATGCGACCCCCGATGTTTCACGAATGATTTATCACTTGTATACATCAATGCATTGCTATTGTTATAAGAGCTCTTGATCGCGAATGTATGAATTCGCGAATATGTTGCAAAATACGAAGGCgctttatattttaatatgcGACAATAAAGAGCTTTACTGTAGTATTATTAGTAATGGTTTTAAGATGATCACCATTAACGGTGTGTTAATATGGTGTAGTATTCAAAAGTCTTCAGTTGTTTTAATCATAGAGGAAACGACATAATGTTGATATGAGTGTTAAGACGTTGTATGTCCATAGTGATTAATTGTAGCTGTTTCAATATTGACGAATGACAAGCGATTGACTTTGAATAACTCATTTGGTTAGCTTACATCTGCACTTGATTGTATTAGCTATCATCCACTCGGGAAATACTGCGTTGTTTTGTGAAAACCCTAATTTtctgtaatttgattggtgTATATAGTAAAAGTGTTGCAATGGTGACCTTGTAGTGATTTTAATAAGATTAATGCGTTCAAGTGGATTCTATATAAACCTACGTTTGTGATATCATTGTCATACTTCCTGTCGTAAGGACCTAATAAACATACATGGATGGTGAGGTACTGCATGATCAAGTCacagacaaaaaataatacacgtGCATCCCTGGCCCACTACGTACGTACAATGTATACCTGCAGACCCCATTGTGTGGTATGAATAGCAAAATTCTGTCTTAGCCTTGTCTCATTTTCTACATTTCAGTTGCAAGTGTCTGAATTCTGTCTGTGGTCGAACTCTCAAAGTATCCTTATAACTTATCGTTACAAAACCATATTCATTGCATGTGAAATGTTTAGCATGAccctgtcagtataatgtgaccgggtgggggtgTTGCTTGggggtggcatgcttcagtgatatagcactataaaaagggcaatagttccactatacaagaagacataacatgaatttaccgcagtctcccaaaacacgcacctcacacaacatacacgcaacacaccgcatacatggaaggccgtccttacatgaccatagctgttagtaggatgttaattaatcaaacaaacaaacaaacaagtttagCATGAGGGTTCGAGTGTCATGCGGGATTACAGTGTACGAATCTGATTGATCACACTTTATCTTCCACGTAGGAAATGATGAAGTAGTGATACGTTAACCTCTCCGCATATTTACATTtcttacatattttgattttgcataataattttctttttcgttttctttcattttacgATCAGGTCTTTGTCTTCCTTATCTTattcaaaattatatacatgatCATTCTATTGATGTCATGCATTACTATAAGACACATTAATGGATATGAAGGACAAGGCTAGGAATATTCTatccgagggtcacaaaatgttctAAGACCACTTTCCCAAATCATTTGGGGgatgtaatgaaaaaaatgacgccaatatacataaagatattttaaaatgattccTTTATTCTATCATTGCTTAATACATTACTACAAATCACATACAGACAAGCTTCTTACAGTAAGATAATTTTTTTCGAGGAGACTTCATTCGCGTTTTAATGCCAACTGATATTTTCACGgtgatttaatttcatgatttacaGCTAAAATGCTTTATTGTAATAGTAGATTTTTTACGAGGTTTTAATTACACGATTAACAGGTAAAGCTCTATATAGATCAAGTAGAATTTTTtcattatgatttattttcgcgaattctGATCGACCTAAATACGCGAGAaaataagtcaaggtcattcatttaaacaaacttaacACTAACACGATAATGAGTTTAAAATCTACTTTGTTTGAGTGTTTCTTAAATTGTAGTTGGCAATCCTTACAATCCATTACATCAACGTGAGTCTTCTAGACAACTTTTAATAACTAACGAGTTGTAATGTGTGTGAAGATGTAGAAGAAAATAATACCtgtaaaaaaagtaaaaaaaattgtcatgatTACAGATGTAGCAGATAACTATAGAATACGAAATGGAACAGAACGCCCAATTACATTATATGACagcatataaatattaaatgaacatatttttttttttttgttatttatttatagaaTGCCAATTCATCTTTGGAAATATTCTAATAATATTAAACTGTGCTGTGTTCGATaaggaaaaaaacccacttaTACTGTTTTGTGTTTTGTCAATATCCGTTATTCTAGAAACATTATGTAAATCCATTTaatgagatatttattttaaacagtatctattaaaataaacaatgaagatatacatacacatataccaATACATACAGCTAGGATTGGAAAACAAGCTAAATGCTTATATCAATACCTCTCCTACTGTTTATGAGATATGTGTTAAGATAGATTCTTTATTAACAACATATGAATGCAGTCGACACTGTAACTTCAAGAAAGACTATACCACCTTTCATGTTTGTTGGTATTAGTTGTAACTCTCGGCCTAAAACAGACGAACTTCCAGACTTGACTGTAAAATAAAAAGCGCATCGTTAGAATGAAAACACGAAAGGCGCTCCTTTAAGGAGGAGAATGTTTGCATCGTTGGTCCCATTGTAGGTTTACAATGGTACTGAATTGGGAGTTCcttatattttttgtgatttcgACTATAATCAGATATGATGATAATTCAATAACCATTATTAACTATCAATTTTCTGCACTTCCTGTGaaacaaattgattaaaaaatacTTAGAAAGAAACAGAAACTAAAAGTAAAATTTAAGGCCTTATTATCATAaggattttatataattatacctCATGTTTATAAGAGTGTCTGGATAAAACATCGTATAAAAATATAGTATTGCTCTCGTGCGCGTGCCTCCATGATGGTCACTCGTCTTTCACACGGAGTCATCTCCCCTTCCGATTGTAAAAATGACTGACAAAGCGTAAAACGACAATTTTTACTCATCGTGAAGTTTAGTAATAGTTGCACCTAATGTAGGTAATTGCGTATTTTCAgtataataaataatgtatGATATGAGGGTTTATTTACCCCCAGATATAATAATACCTTCGGAAAATTCCTCGCAAAATATTACACCTTCGAGTAAATAAGTCTTTATCACACTGTCACCGGGGCCATAATGCATAATATCTGAAGATTGTATAAAACTAAGGTTAATATTTCCATACTTAGAAAAACACGTATATAGCCGACCAGCTATAATTCATCTGGAAAAAGTTGATATATCCACTTACCCATACTTggataaacacatatatatccGACCAGTTCTAGTTTCGATACACAGAGATCAGTAACCCATCCAGCCATGCTGGGGTCTAACATCAAACAACCATATTCTGCGAATCCATAAGGCTCGCCGTCATTAAAGGAAAGGAAACCTGTGCCCGGATCTGTAGCATAATATGGTTTAATAactaattatgtatttatgttagATATAGGCTCATTTGGCTGTTTATAGCCATATAGTCATAATTtttgaattataataaaattcGCTCTCGAATTTTTTTCTTACaggaaaaataaacaataataatttaatttgttacaatcatttctattggttataTCTTCGAGGTTATTTTCCATAGACCGAGATAATTTTGCGTTAAGTATTTTCACGTCATATTTACAGAACATTTCCGCGAGACATTTTAAATGCGGCACACTCATTGACCAAACTGAACTATTGAATACGATACATGTATCAATGCGCCACAAACCAAATTAATTGTAAACATAAGTAAAATCATGGATATGTATGCCTAATTAGTACTTAAATTAAAAGCATAATTCTCAATAAtttttgggtttatgaagtcatagacaaaacaTGGAAGGgcattctttttcatagacgcgAACGTCTATGAAGAATGCcatatttatatagaatacCATCGAAGCAAATATCAGAAACAGCACGTACCTTGGATCCACGAAACACCTGTCTCAAAGGCCCTTACTTGACCACCTAGCCAATAAAACGATACATTGGCTAGGTTACTATAGTCTAGGTTCCTGGCATGTGTGATGAGGACGGTATTAACTGTCGAGTCCGGAATACTGGCGAGCGTACCATTATTAGAGCGGCACCGGTCTGCCGCGTTAGTCCATGAGACTGCGTCTTGTGCAAAGTGGTAGCACTGAGAGTGTAAGAGTAAGACTTGGTTATCATCGTAGGTTTCAACGTGGCTACAAGTCACTGAAATAGGATTAACATTATTTggtttattttctattaatcgtttaatatcaataataagatgtatatacagatatatatctaGTTCCTCTCATATCAATATGTCCATAAAGTaagtaaataatgaaaaatcaaAACGACGTAAAATATTTGTTGCACGTACATGTAATCGTCTatttaacaaacaaaacaggCAATGAAggaaataattatgtaaatacagTGAATAACAGGGACGACATCTATAAGTGTAAGTTCAACAACCTTTTGCCGGGTATTGTGGAtctttaaacaacaacaacaacaaaaggaCTATATCTGTAATACCTTATCAATAAGACGATGGTAATCAATTTACTAGTTTTCATTGATTTGTATGTCAAATGACACTCTTCAGCTATAAAATCTGACCAATGTTGATTCCCCAACTGTGGTAGTAAAGtggtattttgaatatttagtGATATGTATTAAAGACAAAGTTGTTTTACCAGTTCAGTGATTTTGTTCGAGATACTCCGGTATTTATTGATGTCATAGTTGATAAAAGACTATATATCACAAACAGGCCAAATTAAACTACCCCGTTATTTTAAGCTGTTTCTCATTTAATAGTGTACGTTTGTATTTTTGCTACGATATTTGACGTTTTATTggtatttataatattaaaggCCCGCTAATTTTCCAAAACTAATACTAAAACGTT
The nucleotide sequence above comes from Argopecten irradians isolate NY chromosome 1, Ai_NY, whole genome shotgun sequence. Encoded proteins:
- the LOC138322127 gene encoding G-protein coupled receptor 157-like, whose protein sequence is MSFSISNTSTMSPLEPAAILLLDNVSLVLSGTSSCLSILGAIVIFLTYNVEVRNARIRQTRRLLMYLTVADTMTAIGILIGTIRYALIHQQKRAINFTEHEQLCRNPDEMCVAQSMITTFSGMASLFWSLVIGIHLIVSLRPTFAVTDPERPWSELKAHVICWGLPGAITMAALSYNMLGENFSIGTGPWCWIKVCFEDPALPYLWMTLAGRGWDVIIYVTSMVFFVLLVFYLRRRGFTRSDLPRRTENRLRVEDANFVYLWLLTYVLKIWGTARFCMAVVNQQTYSSRLPIFHDVHKFLLYMQSFFDGLQAFSNCILFVFLDRSMRNGMIEHYRCTREGNPLLQTHAYQRQYGATGISASINTART
- the LOC138322146 gene encoding C-type mannose receptor 2-like, whose protein sequence is MTPKFKHDFMQTWILLLLLVCSATIVHGELTCSHVETYDDNQVLLLHSQCYHFAQDAVSWTNAADRCRSNNGTLASIPDSTVNTVLITHARNLDYSNLANVSFYWLGGQVRAFETGVSWIQDPGTGFLSFNDGEPYGFAEYGCLMLDPSMAGWVTDLCVSKLELVGYICVYPSMVKSGSSSVLGRELQLIPTNMKGIIFFYIFTHITTR